One Longimicrobium sp. genomic region harbors:
- the mprF gene encoding bifunctional lysylphosphatidylglycerol flippase/synthetase MprF, with product MTDPTAPSAEPPASDAGTRSRVWRWVQPLIALALFAAGIAVLQADLRRVSYATIRATLKSLPHGALWWAVAFTLLNYAVLCLYDLLAFRYIGRKQAWWKVALASFTGYAISNSVGWAVISGTSVRYRFYSRWGLTAGDISRIIIFYNGTFWLGLLVLGGYSMAFDPHPDIVSLLGPFVVHALGALMLVIAAAYLLAAVFWRKPVKLGGFRAPIPPPGTVLLQFVLSTVDWALAGAVLYVIIPHTGLDFAEVLSAFIAAQLLGLISHVPGGVGVFEGTMAFLLRGYGVPAELVSSLLLYRLIYYLVPLALALIFLVADELRLRRDALARIGGAFGALTGQVTPKVLAVFTFLAGVVLLLSGATPVERERVHWLARYIPLVVIETSHFLGSVLGVGLLFISNGVYRRLRFAWYVAGGALALGIAASLLKGVDYEEAFFLAALLAALGVSRPAFDRRAAFFAARFSPGWFASVVAVVGASIWLGFFAFRHVEYSSELWWRFAASADAPRFLRASVGAFVALLAFGVLRLMRPAPPEVVQPSQEDLEDAGTLVAAQPHTQPYLVYLGDKSLLFSPGREAFLMYGVQGKTWVALGDPIGDPACTSALIRQFFGRCDDFGGIPVFYQVGKDRLHQYADFGLTFVKLGEEAFVSLDAFGLEGAERKPLRLVLNRFARSGMRFRIVPRGEVEAVLPEIRRVSADWLAHKAVAEKGFSLGFFDEGFVRRFPVAVIESEGRVEAFATVWPGADGTELLVDLMRYRSTAPKNVMEVLLLQVMLWGKEQGYRRFNLGMAPLSGLEMSAVAPVWTRMGNWLFERGGALYNFQGLRLYKEKFHPQWEPRYLAYPGGLNLPRIMADVSALIAGGYRRIFRRG from the coding sequence GTGACCGATCCGACCGCGCCGTCCGCCGAACCGCCCGCGTCCGACGCCGGCACCCGCTCGCGCGTGTGGCGCTGGGTGCAGCCGCTGATCGCGCTGGCGCTGTTCGCGGCGGGGATCGCGGTGCTGCAGGCGGACCTGCGGCGCGTGAGCTACGCCACCATCCGCGCCACCCTCAAGTCGCTCCCGCACGGCGCGCTCTGGTGGGCGGTGGCGTTCACGCTGCTGAACTACGCGGTGCTCTGCCTGTACGACCTGCTGGCCTTCCGCTACATCGGGCGCAAGCAGGCGTGGTGGAAGGTGGCGCTGGCCTCGTTCACCGGCTACGCCATCAGCAACAGCGTGGGGTGGGCGGTGATCAGCGGCACCAGCGTGCGCTACCGCTTCTACTCGCGCTGGGGGCTCACCGCGGGCGACATCTCCCGCATCATCATCTTCTACAACGGGACGTTCTGGCTGGGGCTGCTGGTGCTGGGCGGCTACAGCATGGCGTTCGACCCCCACCCCGACATCGTCTCGCTCCTCGGGCCCTTCGTCGTCCACGCCCTCGGCGCGCTGATGCTGGTGATCGCCGCGGCGTACCTGCTGGCGGCGGTGTTCTGGCGCAAGCCGGTGAAGCTGGGCGGCTTCCGCGCGCCCATCCCGCCGCCGGGGACGGTGCTGCTGCAGTTCGTGCTCAGCACGGTGGACTGGGCGCTCGCGGGCGCGGTGCTGTACGTCATCATCCCGCACACGGGGCTGGACTTCGCCGAGGTGCTGTCGGCCTTCATCGCCGCGCAGCTGCTGGGGCTCATCTCCCACGTTCCCGGCGGCGTGGGGGTGTTCGAGGGGACGATGGCGTTCCTGCTGCGCGGCTACGGCGTCCCCGCGGAGCTGGTGTCGTCGCTCCTCCTCTACCGCCTGATCTACTACCTCGTCCCCCTCGCGCTCGCGCTGATCTTCCTCGTGGCGGACGAGCTGCGGCTGCGCAGGGACGCGCTGGCGCGCATCGGCGGCGCGTTCGGGGCGCTGACCGGGCAGGTGACGCCGAAGGTGCTGGCCGTCTTCACCTTCCTCGCGGGCGTCGTCCTCCTCCTCTCCGGCGCCACGCCCGTGGAGCGCGAGCGGGTGCACTGGCTGGCGCGCTACATCCCCCTCGTCGTCATCGAGACCTCGCATTTCCTGGGATCGGTCCTCGGCGTGGGGCTGCTGTTCATCTCCAACGGCGTCTATCGGCGGCTGCGCTTTGCCTGGTACGTGGCGGGCGGCGCGCTGGCGCTGGGGATCGCGGCGAGCCTGCTGAAGGGCGTGGACTACGAGGAAGCCTTCTTCCTCGCCGCGCTCCTCGCCGCGCTCGGCGTCAGCCGCCCGGCGTTCGACCGGCGCGCGGCCTTCTTCGCCGCGCGCTTCTCCCCCGGCTGGTTCGCCTCCGTGGTGGCCGTCGTGGGCGCGTCCATCTGGCTGGGGTTCTTCGCCTTCCGCCACGTGGAGTACAGCAGCGAGCTGTGGTGGCGCTTCGCGGCCAGCGCCGACGCGCCGCGCTTCCTCCGCGCTTCCGTGGGCGCGTTCGTCGCTCTCCTCGCCTTCGGTGTGCTGCGGCTGATGCGCCCCGCGCCGCCCGAGGTCGTGCAGCCGTCGCAGGAGGACCTGGAGGACGCGGGGACGCTCGTCGCCGCGCAGCCGCACACGCAGCCGTATCTCGTCTACCTCGGGGACAAGAGCCTGCTCTTCAGCCCCGGCCGCGAGGCGTTCCTGATGTACGGCGTGCAGGGGAAGACGTGGGTGGCGCTGGGCGACCCCATCGGCGACCCGGCGTGCACCAGTGCGCTCATCCGCCAGTTCTTCGGCCGCTGCGACGACTTCGGCGGCATCCCCGTGTTCTACCAGGTGGGGAAGGACCGGCTGCACCAGTACGCCGACTTCGGCCTCACCTTCGTGAAGCTGGGGGAAGAGGCCTTCGTCTCGCTGGACGCGTTCGGGCTGGAGGGGGCCGAGCGGAAGCCGCTGCGGCTGGTGCTCAACCGCTTCGCGCGCAGCGGGATGCGCTTCCGCATCGTCCCGCGCGGCGAGGTGGAGGCGGTGCTGCCGGAGATCCGCCGCGTGTCGGCCGACTGGCTGGCGCACAAGGCGGTGGCGGAGAAGGGCTTCTCGCTCGGCTTCTTCGACGAGGGGTTCGTCCGCCGCTTTCCCGTGGCGGTGATCGAGAGCGAGGGGCGGGTGGAGGCCTTCGCGACGGTGTGGCCGGGGGCGGACGGGACGGAGCTGTTGGTGGACCTGATGCGCTACCGTTCCACCGCGCCGAAGAACGTGATGGAGGTGCTGCTGCTGCAGGTGATGCTGTGGGGGAAGGAGCAGGGCTACCGGCGCTTCAACCTGGGGATGGCGCCGCTCTCCGGGCTGGAGATGAGCGCCGTGGCCCCGGTGTGGACGCGCATGGGCAACTGGCTGTTCGAGCGCGGCGGCGCGCTCTACAACTTCCAGGGGCTGCGGCTCTACAAGGAGAAATTCCACCCGCAGTGGGAGCCGAGATACCTGGCGTATCCTGGTGGGCTCAACCTCCCGCGCATCATGGCCGACGTCTCCGCGCTGATCGCCGGCGGCTACCGCCGCATCTTCCGCCGGGGTTGA
- a CDS encoding amidohydrolase family protein, whose translation MRFRIEAANVAVGVDGGVIVPADRRFDVTLRIPDGEVRPGLINAHDHLHRNHYGRLGAGPYPNAYEWGRDIHRRFADEIAAARAVPRREALLRGAWKNLLAGVTTVVHHDAWEPDIERGFPIRVARVRTAHSLGFEPDLTRAAAPDPSDPARPLTIHLAEGTDALSAAEVREIDRLGLLDENLLAVHVVGPDADGIARFRASGAALVWCPTSNAFLLGRTAPAELLAPGVDVLLGSDSLLSGDGSLLDELRAARATGLVDDARLLDAVGATAARRLRLPIPSLTVGSPADLAVFRRPVLEATEDDVALVVVAGQIRVADPVLAAELGTLGLTLDGKRVAAGSLS comes from the coding sequence ATGCGCTTCCGCATCGAGGCGGCGAACGTGGCGGTGGGGGTGGACGGCGGCGTCATCGTCCCCGCGGACCGGCGGTTCGACGTGACGCTGCGCATCCCGGACGGCGAGGTGCGGCCGGGGCTGATCAACGCGCACGACCATCTCCACCGCAACCACTACGGCCGGCTGGGCGCGGGGCCGTATCCGAACGCGTACGAGTGGGGCCGCGACATCCACCGCCGCTTCGCGGACGAGATCGCCGCGGCGCGCGCCGTGCCGCGGCGCGAGGCGTTGCTGCGCGGCGCGTGGAAGAACCTGCTCGCGGGCGTCACCACCGTCGTCCACCACGACGCGTGGGAGCCGGATATCGAGCGCGGCTTCCCCATCCGCGTCGCCCGCGTCCGCACCGCGCACTCGCTCGGCTTCGAGCCCGATCTCACCCGCGCGGCCGCGCCCGATCCCTCCGATCCGGCGCGGCCACTCACCATCCACCTGGCCGAGGGTACCGACGCGCTCTCCGCCGCCGAGGTGCGCGAGATCGACCGGCTGGGGCTGCTGGACGAGAACCTGCTCGCCGTCCACGTCGTCGGCCCCGACGCGGACGGGATCGCGCGCTTCCGTGCGTCGGGCGCGGCGCTCGTCTGGTGCCCGACAAGCAACGCCTTCCTCCTCGGCCGCACCGCGCCGGCGGAGCTGCTCGCGCCCGGTGTGGACGTCCTGCTCGGCAGCGACTCGCTGCTGAGCGGCGACGGCAGCCTGCTCGACGAGCTCCGCGCCGCCCGTGCGACGGGCCTGGTGGACGACGCCCGCCTCCTCGACGCCGTCGGCGCCACCGCCGCGCGCCGCCTGCGCCTCCCGATCCCCTCACTGACCGTCGGTAGCCCCGCCGACCTCGCCGTCTTCCGCCGCCCCGTCCTCGAAGCGACGGAGGACGACGTCGCGCTCGTCGTCGTCGCCGGCCAGATCCGTGTCGCCGATCCCGTGCTGGCGGCGGAGCTGGGCACACTCGGGCTCACCCTAGACGGCAAGCGCGTGGCGGCCGGATCTCTCTCCTGA
- a CDS encoding methyltransferase domain-containing protein, whose product MSTSVAPPLAPREAYRLWAPSYDAETAISFVDDRLVSELTPPPAGLRLLDAGCGTARRLRAHADAALLAGADLTWEMLAAGAREDETMRPLLAAADVRALPFAAGTFDVAWCRLVVGHLPALDAAYAELGRVVRRGGTVVVTDFHPDAARAGHTRSFRDAGGAVHDIEHHVHELDDHVRAAADAGLELADWRDGVIGPELRPFYAAAGRLDRYAADEGLPVVLALSFRRALDA is encoded by the coding sequence GTGAGCACGTCTGTCGCGCCGCCGCTCGCCCCGCGCGAGGCGTACCGCCTGTGGGCGCCCAGCTACGACGCCGAGACGGCCATCAGCTTCGTGGACGACCGGCTGGTGAGCGAATTGACGCCGCCGCCGGCCGGGCTGCGCCTGCTGGACGCCGGCTGCGGCACCGCCCGCCGCCTCCGCGCGCACGCCGACGCCGCGCTCCTCGCCGGCGCCGACCTGACCTGGGAGATGCTGGCCGCGGGGGCGCGGGAGGATGAGACGATGCGCCCGCTGCTGGCCGCCGCGGACGTGCGCGCGCTCCCCTTCGCGGCAGGGACGTTCGACGTCGCGTGGTGCCGCCTGGTCGTCGGCCATCTCCCCGCGCTCGACGCGGCGTACGCGGAGCTGGGGCGCGTGGTGCGCCGCGGGGGCACGGTGGTCGTCACCGACTTCCACCCCGACGCGGCGCGCGCGGGGCACACCCGCTCGTTCCGCGACGCAGGCGGCGCGGTGCACGACATCGAGCACCACGTCCACGAGCTGGACGATCACGTCCGCGCGGCGGCGGACGCCGGGCTGGAGCTGGCCGACTGGCGCGACGGGGTGATCGGCCCCGAGCTGCGCCCCTTCTACGCCGCCGCCGGCCGCCTCGACCGCTACGCCGCGGACGAAGGCCTCCCCGTGGTCCTCGCCCTCTCCTTCCGCCGCGCTCTCGACGCCTGA
- a CDS encoding radical SAM protein encodes MILFVNPRATAPKNRRFPLSVMSIGAALPEGTEWEIVDGNRPSIDPLAEITRHVEARRGGPDPVRVIAFTVMPGPQLVAAVPLTKQVKARFPEIPIVWGGNFPSLYPQPVISAPYIDWAIRGQGEHAFRELLEVMDGERDPKTVAGLMYRDASGENRINLERPWVGPDELPDPPYHKIPIDDYLLPTFLGRRTGVYQASIGCPYGCKFCGVISVFGSREKQGRPERTARHLEWLVKNHGMDAVHFYDNNFFLKEDHALEIAERLTPLGIRWWCEARVDLMLRLSDDTWRALKKSGLTMVFYGAESGSDEVLKKMNKTLTIAQTLEIAARTREHGIIPEFSFVLGGPDDPASEIDTTLGFIRRLKAINPSMELITYFYTPTPQRRGTYGNVDAVSMTPDTLEEWTQPEWVKWMTHEDPHVPWMNGSLRTRVENFRLVLDSRFPSLHDRRTRDWGKALGRILARRRWEKGDFSDAALLRTVRRWSQTAPEDTQAYGHLRPPAAPEPVMA; translated from the coding sequence ATGATCCTGTTCGTGAACCCGCGGGCCACCGCACCGAAGAACCGCCGCTTCCCGCTCTCCGTGATGTCAATCGGCGCCGCGCTGCCGGAGGGGACGGAGTGGGAGATCGTGGACGGCAACCGCCCCAGCATCGATCCGCTGGCCGAGATCACGCGCCACGTCGAGGCGCGCCGCGGGGGGCCGGACCCGGTGCGGGTGATCGCCTTCACCGTGATGCCGGGGCCGCAGCTGGTCGCCGCCGTGCCGCTGACGAAGCAGGTGAAGGCGCGCTTCCCCGAGATCCCCATCGTCTGGGGCGGCAACTTTCCCTCCCTCTATCCCCAGCCCGTGATCTCCGCCCCCTACATCGACTGGGCGATCCGCGGCCAGGGCGAGCACGCCTTCCGCGAGCTGCTGGAGGTGATGGACGGCGAGCGCGATCCCAAGACCGTCGCCGGGCTGATGTACCGCGACGCGTCCGGCGAGAACCGCATCAACCTGGAGCGCCCGTGGGTGGGGCCGGACGAGCTTCCCGATCCCCCGTACCACAAGATCCCGATCGACGACTACCTCCTCCCCACCTTCCTGGGGCGGCGGACGGGGGTGTACCAGGCGTCCATCGGGTGCCCGTACGGCTGCAAGTTCTGCGGGGTCATCTCCGTGTTCGGCAGCCGCGAGAAGCAGGGGCGCCCGGAGCGCACCGCGCGGCACCTCGAATGGCTGGTGAAGAACCACGGCATGGACGCCGTGCACTTCTACGACAACAACTTCTTCCTCAAGGAAGACCACGCGCTGGAGATCGCGGAACGGCTGACGCCGCTGGGGATCCGCTGGTGGTGCGAGGCGCGCGTCGACCTGATGCTGCGGCTGTCGGACGACACCTGGCGCGCGCTGAAGAAGTCGGGGCTGACGATGGTGTTCTACGGCGCCGAGTCGGGGAGCGACGAGGTGCTGAAGAAGATGAACAAGACGCTGACGATCGCGCAGACGCTGGAGATCGCCGCCAGGACGCGCGAGCACGGGATCATCCCCGAGTTCTCGTTCGTCCTGGGCGGGCCCGACGACCCCGCGTCGGAGATCGACACCACGCTCGGCTTCATCCGCAGGCTGAAGGCGATCAACCCGTCAATGGAGCTGATCACCTACTTCTACACGCCTACCCCGCAGCGCCGGGGGACGTACGGGAACGTCGACGCGGTGTCGATGACGCCCGACACGCTGGAGGAGTGGACGCAGCCGGAGTGGGTGAAGTGGATGACGCACGAGGACCCGCACGTCCCCTGGATGAACGGGAGCCTGCGGACGCGGGTGGAGAACTTCCGGCTGGTGCTGGACAGCCGCTTTCCCTCGCTGCACGACCGCCGCACGCGCGACTGGGGGAAGGCGCTCGGCAGGATCCTGGCGCGGAGGCGTTGGGAGAAGGGCGATTTCAGCGACGCCGCGCTGCTGAGGACCGTCCGCCGCTGGTCGCAGACCGCGCCGGAAGACACGCAGGCGTACGGGCACCTGCGCCCGCCCGCCGCGCCCGAGCCGGTGATGGCGTGA
- a CDS encoding class I SAM-dependent methyltransferase gives MTAQAEALARFRAEYGAHRAAEGRGAGGVAELLALPYLAEGPTASQWAIRSRTYDAFERRVLRPMARAAGRPLRLLDLGAGNGWLCYRASLLGHAATAMDVRDDAVDGLGAAAGYDPHLPKLFGRVAASFEAIPAADASFDVAVFNAALHYALDLRAALAEAKRVVRPGGRIVILDSPFYRHEKDGRAMVEEKRRHAAARFGGRADALTALPFIEYLTADSLAAASAPLGLHWRRHRVRYPLAYEIRPLVAFVRRRRAPSRFDLWECTVP, from the coding sequence ATGACGGCGCAGGCCGAGGCGCTCGCCCGCTTCCGCGCGGAGTACGGCGCCCACCGCGCGGCCGAGGGGCGCGGTGCGGGCGGCGTCGCCGAGTTGCTGGCACTGCCGTACCTCGCGGAGGGGCCGACAGCGAGCCAGTGGGCCATCCGCTCGCGCACCTACGACGCGTTCGAGCGCCGCGTCCTGCGGCCGATGGCGCGCGCGGCAGGACGTCCCCTCCGCCTCCTCGACCTCGGCGCGGGGAACGGCTGGCTCTGCTACCGCGCCTCGCTGCTCGGCCACGCGGCGACGGCGATGGACGTGCGCGACGACGCGGTCGACGGGCTGGGCGCCGCCGCCGGGTACGATCCCCATCTCCCGAAGCTGTTCGGGCGGGTGGCGGCGAGCTTCGAGGCCATCCCCGCGGCGGACGCGAGCTTCGACGTCGCCGTGTTCAACGCGGCGCTGCACTACGCGCTCGACCTCCGCGCCGCGCTGGCCGAGGCGAAGCGCGTGGTTCGGCCGGGCGGGCGCATCGTCATCCTCGACTCGCCCTTCTATCGCCATGAGAAGGACGGGAGGGCAATGGTGGAGGAGAAGCGCCGCCACGCCGCGGCGCGCTTCGGCGGGCGCGCGGACGCGCTCACCGCGCTGCCGTTCATCGAGTACCTGACCGCGGATTCGCTCGCCGCCGCGTCGGCGCCGCTGGGCTTGCACTGGCGCCGGCACCGCGTCCGCTATCCGCTGGCCTACGAGATCCGGCCGCTCGTCGCCTTCGTCCGGCGGCGGCGCGCGCCGTCGCGCTTCGACCTCTGGGAGTGCACCGTCCCATGA
- a CDS encoding class I SAM-dependent methyltransferase translates to METRALPPAAAAFDTVAPKFDERFGAWLSVAAQRRAVRRELLRAFPAGARVLELGGGTGEDASYLADHGRSVHLTDASPAMVEIAARKLAGRAAPATAEVCPAEEMEALAAAREAAGEVPFDGAFSNFAALNCVTDLRPVARGLARLLRPGAPALLVLFGPFPPGEIVTETILGRPRAGFRRLSRGEVAARLGGREFTVRYHRPREIARAFAPWFRRRRTRGIGVFVPPSAAEPWISRHPHLLSFLEMMDRAVEAPLALLGDHVLFHLERTDAPAPAEDSR, encoded by the coding sequence ATGGAGACGCGCGCGCTGCCGCCCGCCGCGGCGGCGTTCGACACCGTGGCGCCGAAGTTCGACGAGCGCTTCGGCGCGTGGCTGAGCGTCGCGGCCCAGCGCCGCGCGGTGCGGCGCGAACTGCTGCGCGCCTTCCCGGCCGGCGCGCGCGTGCTGGAGCTGGGCGGGGGGACGGGGGAGGATGCGTCGTACCTCGCGGACCACGGGCGTTCGGTCCACCTGACCGACGCCTCGCCCGCGATGGTGGAGATCGCCGCGCGGAAGCTGGCCGGCCGCGCCGCCCCCGCGACGGCGGAGGTGTGTCCCGCGGAGGAGATGGAGGCGCTGGCCGCGGCGCGCGAGGCCGCGGGCGAGGTGCCGTTCGACGGCGCGTTCTCCAACTTCGCCGCGCTGAACTGCGTGACCGACCTGCGCCCCGTCGCGCGGGGGCTGGCGCGGCTGCTGCGGCCCGGCGCGCCGGCGCTGCTGGTGCTCTTCGGCCCCTTCCCGCCGGGGGAGATAGTGACGGAGACGATCCTCGGCCGCCCGCGGGCGGGATTCCGCCGCCTCTCGCGCGGGGAGGTGGCCGCGCGGCTGGGCGGGCGCGAGTTCACCGTGCGCTATCACCGCCCGCGGGAGATCGCGCGCGCGTTCGCGCCCTGGTTCCGGCGGCGGCGTACGCGCGGCATCGGCGTCTTCGTTCCCCCCAGCGCCGCGGAGCCGTGGATCTCCCGACATCCCCATCTCCTTTCATTTCTGGAGATGATGGATCGCGCGGTGGAGGCGCCGCTCGCGCTGCTGGGCGACCACGTCCTCTTCCACCTGGAGCGGACGGACGCGCCCGCGCCGGCGGAGGACTCGCGATGA
- a CDS encoding radical SAM protein: protein MAQNAPILVAHSYFLLLDPKQVEKMKPYSPLATLITGAVLRERGHRVALFDAMLSAGPHEFAEMVDAVRPRVVAIVEDSFNFLTKMCTLRMREAALEMVRAAKAAGARVVINGSDPSDHPEIYLAAGADAVLLGDPESGVPELAEAWLADPDAPLGDVAGLALANGDARAWRTKPRPAVRDLDALPFPAWDLVDAEVYRRAWTGAHGRLSWNVVTSRGCPYGCNWCAKPLFGRRYDQRSPASAAEEIRRLKESVAPDHLWFADDIWGLTAEWIAEFAEEIGIRDARIPFMIQTRVNLMRPNTVAALKAAGAEEVWLGVESGSQKILDAMDKGSTIEQVRTATRTLKEHGIRACWFLQLGYLGEEWEDVLMTRDLVRDERPDDIGVSVAYPLPGTKFHQKVQAQLGVKQNWSDTNDLAMLFHGTYSTAFYRRLRDALHDEARPGADRAAMELVWAQLTADEPGERAPELAGAPA from the coding sequence TTGGCCCAGAACGCTCCGATCCTCGTCGCCCACTCGTACTTCCTTCTCCTCGACCCCAAGCAGGTCGAGAAGATGAAGCCCTACTCGCCGCTGGCCACGCTCATCACCGGGGCCGTGCTGCGCGAGCGCGGCCACCGCGTCGCCCTGTTCGACGCCATGCTCTCCGCCGGCCCGCACGAGTTCGCGGAGATGGTGGATGCGGTGCGGCCCCGCGTCGTGGCCATCGTCGAGGACAGCTTCAACTTCCTCACGAAGATGTGCACGCTGCGGATGCGCGAGGCGGCGCTGGAGATGGTGCGCGCCGCGAAGGCCGCCGGCGCCCGCGTGGTGATCAACGGCTCCGACCCCAGCGACCACCCGGAGATCTACCTCGCGGCGGGCGCCGACGCCGTGCTGCTGGGGGACCCGGAGAGCGGCGTTCCCGAGCTGGCCGAGGCGTGGCTCGCCGACCCCGATGCGCCGCTGGGCGACGTCGCCGGGCTGGCGCTGGCGAACGGCGACGCGCGCGCGTGGCGGACCAAGCCGCGTCCGGCCGTGCGCGACCTGGACGCGCTGCCGTTCCCCGCGTGGGACCTGGTCGACGCCGAGGTCTACCGCCGCGCGTGGACCGGGGCGCACGGGCGGCTGTCGTGGAACGTGGTGACCTCGCGCGGGTGCCCGTACGGCTGCAACTGGTGCGCGAAGCCCCTTTTCGGCCGCCGCTACGACCAGCGCTCGCCCGCCAGCGCCGCGGAGGAGATCCGCCGGCTGAAGGAGAGCGTCGCGCCCGACCACCTCTGGTTCGCGGATGACATCTGGGGGCTGACGGCGGAGTGGATCGCCGAGTTCGCGGAGGAGATCGGCATCCGCGACGCGCGCATCCCCTTCATGATCCAGACGCGCGTCAACCTGATGCGCCCCAACACCGTGGCCGCGCTCAAGGCCGCCGGGGCCGAGGAGGTGTGGCTGGGCGTGGAGTCGGGGTCGCAGAAGATCCTCGACGCGATGGACAAGGGGTCGACGATCGAGCAGGTGCGGACCGCTACGCGGACGCTCAAGGAGCACGGGATCCGCGCCTGCTGGTTCCTGCAGCTGGGCTATCTCGGCGAGGAGTGGGAGGACGTGCTGATGACGCGCGACCTGGTGCGCGACGAGCGCCCCGACGACATCGGCGTGTCGGTGGCCTATCCGCTCCCGGGGACCAAGTTCCACCAGAAGGTGCAGGCGCAGCTGGGGGTGAAGCAGAACTGGAGCGACACCAACGACCTGGCGATGCTCTTCCACGGCACCTACTCCACCGCCTTCTACCGCCGCCTGCGCGACGCGCTGCACGACGAGGCGCGCCCCGGCGCCGACCGCGCGGCGATGGAGCTCGTGTGGGCACAGTTGACGGCGGACGAGCCCGGGGAGCGCGCGCCCGAGCTGGCGGGGGCGCCGGCGTGA
- a CDS encoding glycosyltransferase family 4 protein, whose translation MRVVQVSCHRDPLRRGGAELLETWTALPLAARAAADAGCDVTVVHAAWRDEEITRDGVRYRFVAEPELPPRVSRRLQPRLVAAVRALHPRVVHLQGMGMPQARWLCGNGAAVVVQDHSEPPKTGWRGAVQRWALARVDGVLFTAREQAEPFFAAGALRAETPVFEVLESTTAFTPGDREAARRETGIGGDPCLLWLGHLDANKDPLTVLEAVARVRERLPALRLWMCYGTAPLEAAVRARLAAEPELAARVALLGPVPHARVEQLCRAADLFVQGSRRESCGYAVLESLACGATPLVTDIPAFRRLTRGGAVGGLFAPGDADGLARLILAFAARSQAELRARATAHFAAHLSPAALARELGAAYAAVAGRRP comes from the coding sequence ATGCGTGTCGTCCAGGTGAGCTGCCACCGCGATCCGCTGCGCCGCGGCGGCGCGGAGCTGCTGGAGACGTGGACGGCGCTCCCGCTGGCCGCGCGCGCCGCCGCGGACGCCGGGTGCGACGTAACCGTGGTCCACGCCGCGTGGCGTGACGAGGAGATCACGCGCGACGGCGTGCGCTACCGCTTCGTGGCCGAGCCGGAGCTCCCTCCGCGCGTTTCCCGCCGCCTCCAGCCCCGCCTCGTGGCCGCCGTCCGCGCGCTCCACCCCCGCGTGGTGCACCTGCAGGGGATGGGGATGCCGCAGGCGCGCTGGCTGTGCGGCAACGGCGCGGCGGTGGTGGTGCAGGACCACTCCGAGCCGCCGAAGACCGGGTGGCGCGGCGCGGTGCAGCGCTGGGCGCTGGCGCGGGTCGACGGCGTGCTCTTCACCGCGCGCGAGCAGGCCGAGCCCTTCTTCGCCGCGGGGGCGCTGCGGGCCGAGACGCCGGTGTTCGAGGTGCTGGAGTCCACCACCGCCTTCACCCCGGGCGACCGCGAGGCGGCGCGGAGGGAGACGGGGATCGGCGGCGACCCGTGCCTGCTCTGGCTGGGGCACCTCGACGCCAACAAGGACCCGCTGACGGTGCTCGAGGCCGTCGCCCGCGTCCGCGAACGGCTCCCCGCGCTGCGCCTGTGGATGTGCTACGGCACCGCGCCGCTGGAGGCCGCGGTGCGCGCGCGCCTGGCCGCGGAGCCGGAGCTGGCCGCGCGGGTGGCGCTGCTGGGGCCGGTGCCGCACGCGCGGGTGGAGCAGCTCTGCCGCGCGGCCGACCTGTTCGTGCAGGGGAGCCGCCGCGAGAGCTGCGGCTACGCGGTGCTCGAGTCGCTGGCCTGCGGCGCCACTCCTTTGGTGACCGACATCCCCGCCTTCCGCCGGCTGACGCGCGGCGGCGCCGTGGGCGGCCTCTTCGCGCCGGGCGACGCGGACGGGCTGGCGCGGCTCATCCTGGCCTTCGCCGCGCGGTCGCAGGCGGAGTTGCGGGCGCGGGCGACGGCGCACTTCGCGGCGCACCTGTCGCCCGCGGCGCTCGCGCGCGAGCTGGGGGCGGCGTACGCCGCGGTGGCCGGGAGGCGGCCGTGA